The DNA region CTCGATTCGGCCACAGTCCTTTGCAGCTCCTGGCCCTGGCTCACCGGGGTGATCGAATCGTCCTCGCCCCAGACGATCATGGTTGGGATCGTGATGGTCGTGAGGGAATCGGGGAGGGTTGAAGCCGGCGGAGTTGAAAACATCGCAGTCAAGGATTTGGTGGTGCCAGGCACCATCGCCGCGGTGTTCCTAACCGCCCTGATACCTCCATCCGGGCAATAGCCGCCGTCCCCACAATCGACGGAGTAGCGCGAATCGGCTCGCCCACCAGCCCCCAA from Acidimicrobiia bacterium includes:
- a CDS encoding alpha/beta hydrolase — encoded protein: MFSTPPASTLPDSLTTITIPTMIVWGEDDSITPVSQGQELQRTVAESSLEILPDVGHRPHLEAPEATATLISNFLRP